In a genomic window of Saccharothrix sp. HUAS TT1:
- a CDS encoding DeoR/GlpR family DNA-binding transcription regulator, giving the protein MYAEERQQVILDRARAKGRVDVAALAEEFTVTTETIRRDLTALERHGVLRRVHGGAIPVERLGFEPAIATREGVMTAEKERIAKAALALLPEEGTILLDAGTTTAKMADLLPLDRELTVVTHSVNIALMLTSRPNLTVMLVGGRLRSRTLASVDAWALQALKDSFVEVAFIATNGLSSERGLTTPDPAEAMVKRAAIGAARRCVLLADHTKIGNDHFARFADLSDIETLITDSGIDSAVAEELEAAGPRVVIV; this is encoded by the coding sequence GTGTACGCGGAGGAGCGCCAACAGGTCATCCTCGACCGTGCCCGCGCGAAGGGCAGGGTCGACGTCGCCGCGTTGGCCGAGGAGTTCACCGTCACCACCGAGACGATCCGCCGCGACCTGACCGCCCTGGAGCGCCACGGCGTGCTGCGCCGGGTGCACGGCGGCGCGATCCCGGTGGAGCGGTTGGGGTTCGAGCCGGCCATCGCCACCCGCGAGGGCGTGATGACGGCCGAGAAGGAGCGGATCGCGAAGGCGGCGCTGGCGCTGCTGCCCGAGGAGGGCACGATCCTGCTGGACGCGGGCACGACGACCGCGAAGATGGCCGACCTGCTGCCGCTGGACCGGGAGCTGACCGTGGTCACGCACTCGGTGAACATCGCGCTGATGCTGACCAGCAGGCCGAACCTGACGGTGATGCTGGTCGGCGGCCGGCTGCGCAGCCGCACCCTGGCGTCGGTCGACGCGTGGGCGCTGCAGGCGTTGAAGGACAGCTTCGTGGAGGTCGCGTTCATCGCCACCAACGGCCTGTCGTCGGAGCGCGGCCTGACCACGCCGGACCCGGCGGAGGCCATGGTGAAGCGGGCGGCGATCGGCGCGGCGCGGCGGTGCGTGCTGCTGGCCGACCACACCAAGATCGGCAACGACCACTTCGCGCGATTCGCGGACCTGAGCGACATCGAAACGCTCATCACGGACTCGGGAATAGATTCCGCGGTCGCCGAAGAACTCGAAGCGGCCGGGCCGCGCGTGGTCATCGTCTGA
- a CDS encoding thioesterase II family protein, whose translation MSTTRVTTPADTTSTAWLRRYHPGGHSPVRLVCFPHAGGSASFYHPLSARFAPGADVLAVQYPGRQDRRREPCLDDIGTLADRVVAELAALAPRPTVFFGHSMGAVLAFEVAWRLERAGLPGAPAALLASGRRGPSTHRDETVHRLDDEGVIAELRLLNGTEAAVLGDEEILRMALPAIRGDYRAIETYRCPPERVVSCPITVLTGVDDPKTTAAEARAWRDHTTGAFRVEEFPGGHFFLIAQQAAVASAIEVELDRVAALG comes from the coding sequence GTGAGCACGACTCGCGTGACGACGCCCGCAGACACCACCTCGACCGCCTGGCTGCGCCGCTACCACCCCGGCGGGCACAGCCCCGTCCGGCTCGTGTGCTTCCCGCACGCGGGCGGGTCGGCCAGCTTCTACCACCCGCTGTCGGCCCGCTTCGCGCCCGGCGCGGACGTGCTGGCCGTGCAGTACCCCGGCCGCCAGGACCGGCGCCGCGAGCCGTGCCTGGACGACATCGGCACGCTCGCGGACCGGGTCGTCGCCGAGCTGGCCGCCCTCGCGCCCCGCCCGACGGTGTTCTTCGGGCACAGCATGGGCGCGGTGCTGGCGTTCGAGGTGGCGTGGCGGTTGGAGCGGGCCGGGCTGCCCGGCGCGCCGGCCGCGCTGCTCGCCTCGGGCCGCCGCGGTCCGTCCACCCACCGCGACGAGACCGTGCACCGCCTGGACGACGAGGGCGTGATCGCGGAGCTGCGGCTGCTCAACGGCACCGAGGCCGCCGTGCTGGGCGACGAGGAGATCCTGCGGATGGCGCTGCCCGCGATCCGCGGCGACTACCGCGCGATCGAGACCTACCGGTGCCCGCCCGAACGGGTGGTGTCGTGCCCGATCACGGTGCTCACCGGCGTGGACGACCCGAAGACGACCGCGGCCGAGGCGCGGGCGTGGCGGGACCACACGACGGGCGCGTTCCGGGTCGAGGAGTTCCCCGGCGGGCATTTCTTCCTCATCGCGCAGCAGGCGGCGGTCGCTTCGGCCATCGAGGTCGAGCTCGACCGCGTTGCCGCGCTCGGATAG
- a CDS encoding AAA family ATPase, with protein sequence MPQGLLGREAELTAVRGGVARARAGGAGVVVLRGPRGSGKTTLLDACAGVVGVPVRSVRCAEGASPGEVVAGLLPDAPTAGCAPPSHRYRAFVRDLTRDAPLVLLLDDAHWCDAASVETLDVLVRRAPGLLVVAAVGGAPRSAGGCWGVAAARSHAVDLAPFTEVEVAELVRRAWGAPGDRGFAADCARVTGGNPLALRRLLDRLRGAGVRPEAGSWPSVVAEGVEVLADLLPAHLAGHDDALAVAEAVAVLGVTDPASVATLVGVSEPLAAAVLADLGCAALPRPAEPAATALDLPARARLLDVLLADLDPAEVAVRHSRAARMLSDAGRPAAEIAPHLLALPALPQRWMRVVLREAARVAPDHDTTVRYLDRVLTDFPGDVPALVDYARAVGDRDPHVADRLLRSGLDATTDPRDRATLAIELALLAPAVPKAEPVLPLLEDALRPLVGVDRELLMRGQAARLAASWTRAAQVSGESAHHAPAGDTPAERTVLALLAFTDLLGTSPATTAAARARAALAEPGDLGWPHAAAAFALAAAGDPDTAVACLGRVLDTAAPTGWTRSLAALLRALITVDTGDPADAAADASAAIGALHTVDTARVVLATALHRQGDTPAALAALPDTGVDAPVLGRPLGLLLRADAAELDGRPDEALRYLDRCAAETSQLGVANSVLAPWWLPSARLHAAAGRSREAAHAAATAWGAADRWDTPVSRGLALLAAGYAADRPGVDLIADAVDVLARTPNTWHRVHAEAALGEALLRREDRGGARKWFRAAADRAARTGYRAVADRLRSRLVAAGGRLHRGADEGLTTAERRIAELAAAGVTNREIAERLRITLRTVETHLTNVYRKLDLPGRSALRPPPDRI encoded by the coding sequence ATGCCGCAGGGCCTGCTCGGTCGGGAGGCCGAGTTGACCGCGGTGCGCGGCGGGGTGGCCAGGGCGCGCGCGGGCGGCGCGGGGGTCGTCGTGCTGCGCGGACCGCGCGGCAGCGGCAAGACCACGCTCCTCGACGCGTGCGCCGGCGTGGTCGGCGTGCCCGTCCGGTCGGTGCGCTGCGCCGAGGGCGCCTCGCCGGGCGAGGTGGTGGCCGGGCTGCTGCCCGACGCGCCCACCGCGGGCTGCGCGCCGCCGTCGCACCGCTACCGGGCGTTCGTGCGCGACCTGACCCGCGACGCGCCGCTGGTGCTGCTGCTGGACGACGCGCACTGGTGCGACGCCGCGTCCGTGGAGACGTTGGACGTGCTCGTGCGACGTGCGCCGGGGCTGCTGGTGGTCGCGGCCGTCGGCGGTGCGCCCCGGTCGGCGGGCGGCTGCTGGGGCGTGGCCGCGGCGAGGTCGCACGCGGTGGACCTGGCCCCGTTCACCGAGGTGGAGGTGGCCGAGCTGGTGCGCCGCGCCTGGGGCGCGCCGGGCGACCGGGGGTTCGCGGCGGACTGCGCGCGGGTCACCGGCGGCAACCCGCTGGCCCTGCGGCGGCTGCTGGACCGGCTGCGCGGCGCCGGGGTGCGGCCGGAGGCCGGGTCGTGGCCGTCGGTCGTCGCCGAGGGCGTGGAGGTGCTGGCGGACCTGCTGCCCGCGCACCTGGCCGGGCACGACGACGCGCTCGCCGTGGCCGAGGCGGTCGCGGTGCTCGGGGTGACCGACCCGGCGTCGGTGGCGACGCTGGTGGGCGTCTCCGAACCGCTGGCCGCCGCCGTGCTGGCCGACCTGGGCTGCGCCGCCCTCCCGCGGCCCGCCGAACCGGCCGCCACCGCCCTCGACCTGCCCGCGCGGGCCCGGCTGCTGGACGTCCTGCTCGCCGACCTCGACCCGGCCGAGGTCGCCGTCCGGCACTCCCGCGCCGCCCGGATGCTCAGCGACGCCGGACGTCCCGCCGCCGAGATCGCGCCCCACCTCCTGGCCCTGCCCGCCCTGCCCCAGCGCTGGATGCGGGTGGTCCTGCGCGAAGCCGCCCGCGTCGCGCCCGACCACGACACCACCGTGCGCTACCTCGACCGCGTCCTGACCGACTTCCCTGGCGACGTCCCGGCCCTGGTCGACTACGCGCGCGCCGTCGGCGACCGCGACCCGCACGTCGCCGACCGGCTGCTGCGCTCGGGCCTCGACGCCACCACCGACCCGCGCGACCGCGCCACCCTGGCCATCGAACTCGCCCTGCTCGCACCCGCCGTCCCCAAGGCGGAACCGGTGCTGCCGCTGCTGGAGGACGCGCTGCGCCCGCTCGTCGGCGTCGACCGGGAACTGCTGATGCGCGGCCAGGCGGCGCGGTTGGCGGCGAGCTGGACGCGCGCCGCGCAGGTCTCGGGGGAGTCGGCGCACCACGCGCCCGCCGGCGACACCCCGGCCGAGCGGACCGTGCTCGCGCTGCTGGCGTTCACCGACCTGCTCGGCACGTCGCCCGCCACGACCGCCGCCGCCCGCGCCCGCGCCGCCCTCGCCGAACCGGGCGACCTGGGCTGGCCGCACGCCGCCGCCGCGTTCGCGCTCGCCGCCGCGGGCGACCCGGACACCGCCGTCGCCTGCCTGGGCCGGGTCCTGGACACCGCCGCGCCCACCGGCTGGACGCGGTCGCTGGCGGCCCTGCTGCGCGCGCTGATCACCGTCGACACCGGCGACCCGGCCGACGCCGCCGCCGACGCGTCCGCCGCGATCGGGGCGCTGCACACCGTGGACACCGCCCGGGTGGTCCTGGCCACCGCCCTGCACCGCCAGGGCGACACCCCGGCGGCCCTGGCCGCGCTGCCCGACACCGGCGTCGACGCCCCGGTCCTCGGCCGTCCCCTGGGCCTACTGCTGCGCGCCGACGCCGCCGAGCTGGACGGGCGGCCGGACGAGGCGCTGCGCTACTTGGACCGGTGCGCCGCCGAGACGTCCCAGCTGGGCGTGGCGAACTCCGTCCTGGCGCCCTGGTGGCTGCCCTCGGCCCGGCTGCACGCCGCCGCGGGCCGCTCCCGCGAGGCAGCTCACGCCGCCGCCACGGCGTGGGGCGCCGCCGACCGCTGGGACACCCCCGTGTCGAGGGGCCTGGCCCTGCTCGCCGCGGGGTACGCCGCCGACCGCCCGGGGGTCGACCTGATCGCCGACGCGGTGGACGTGCTGGCCCGGACCCCGAACACGTGGCACCGCGTGCACGCCGAGGCGGCCCTGGGCGAGGCGCTGCTGCGCAGAGAGGACCGGGGCGGCGCCCGCAAGTGGTTCCGCGCCGCGGCGGACCGGGCGGCCCGCACGGGCTACCGGGCCGTGGCCGACCGCCTGAGGTCCCGCCTGGTGGCCGCGGGCGGCCGACTGCACCGCGGCGCGGACGAGGGGCTGACCACCGCCGAACGCCGAATCGCCGAACTCGCCGCCGCCGGGGTGACGAACCGGGAGATCGCCGAACGCCTCCGGATCACCCTGCGCACGGTGGAAACCCACCTGACCAACGTCTACCGCAAGCTCGACCTGCCGGGCCGGTCCGCCCTGCGCCCACCGCCGGACCGGATCTGA
- a CDS encoding acyl-CoA carboxylase subunit beta has protein sequence MTQTLDLPAGRAVPDPRDPVRRLERLLDAGTVEITFREPGVGVVVARGEVAGNPVVVYCTDATVKGGAIGVDECPLIAAAIDTAVRDDVPVVGVWHSGGAKLAEGVAAMDGIGRVFAAMVRASGRVPQVSVVLGPAAGGAAYGPALTDVVVMSGAGRVFVTGPDVVRAVTGESVDMEGLGGPEAHGRKSGVVHVAVDTEDEALDHTRELVSLLADQGVVDTGSLGEGADLRACLPDNPRRAYDVRPLVRGLLDSGPFVELQAKWAPNVVVGFGRLGGRTVGVVANNPLRKGGCLDSLSAEKASRFVRLCDSFGVPLVVLVDVPGYLPGAAQEWNGVVRRGAKLLYAFAEATVPRVTLVTRKSYGGAYIAMNSRSLGATAVLAWPDAEVAVMGAGAAVDIIHRRELAAVESPEERAALRERLAAEHAVIAGGVGLAMSIGAVDEVVDPAGTRGRIAALLAEAAPARGAHGNIPL, from the coding sequence ATGACGCAGACCCTGGACCTGCCCGCCGGCCGCGCCGTGCCCGACCCGCGCGACCCGGTGCGGCGGCTGGAGCGGTTGCTCGACGCGGGCACCGTCGAGATCACGTTCCGGGAGCCCGGCGTCGGCGTCGTGGTGGCGCGCGGCGAGGTCGCGGGCAACCCGGTGGTCGTGTACTGCACGGACGCCACCGTCAAGGGCGGCGCGATCGGCGTGGACGAGTGCCCGCTCATCGCGGCGGCCATCGACACCGCCGTGCGCGACGACGTGCCGGTCGTCGGCGTGTGGCACTCGGGCGGGGCGAAGCTCGCCGAGGGCGTGGCCGCCATGGACGGCATCGGGCGGGTGTTCGCGGCCATGGTGCGCGCGTCCGGCCGGGTGCCGCAGGTCTCCGTCGTCCTCGGGCCGGCCGCCGGCGGCGCCGCGTACGGTCCCGCGCTGACCGACGTCGTGGTGATGTCCGGCGCGGGCCGGGTGTTCGTGACCGGACCGGACGTGGTGCGCGCGGTGACCGGCGAGTCGGTCGACATGGAGGGCCTCGGCGGTCCCGAGGCGCACGGCCGCAAGTCCGGGGTCGTGCACGTCGCGGTGGACACCGAGGACGAGGCGCTGGACCACACCCGCGAGCTGGTGTCGCTGCTGGCGGACCAGGGCGTGGTGGACACCGGGTCGCTCGGCGAGGGCGCCGACCTGCGCGCGTGCCTGCCGGACAACCCCCGCCGCGCCTACGACGTCCGGCCGCTGGTGCGCGGGCTGCTGGACAGCGGGCCGTTCGTCGAGCTGCAGGCGAAGTGGGCGCCCAACGTCGTGGTCGGCTTCGGGCGGCTGGGCGGGCGGACCGTCGGGGTGGTGGCGAACAACCCGCTGCGCAAGGGCGGTTGCCTGGACTCGCTGTCGGCGGAGAAGGCGTCGCGGTTCGTGCGGCTGTGCGACTCGTTCGGCGTGCCGCTGGTGGTGCTGGTCGACGTGCCCGGCTACCTGCCCGGTGCGGCTCAGGAGTGGAACGGCGTCGTGCGGCGGGGGGCGAAGCTGCTGTACGCCTTCGCCGAGGCCACCGTGCCGCGGGTGACGTTGGTGACGCGCAAGTCGTACGGCGGCGCTTACATCGCCATGAACTCCCGGTCGCTGGGCGCGACCGCGGTGCTGGCGTGGCCGGACGCCGAGGTGGCCGTGATGGGGGCGGGGGCGGCGGTGGACATCATCCACCGGCGCGAGCTGGCCGCCGTCGAGTCGCCGGAGGAGCGGGCCGCGCTGCGCGAGCGGCTGGCCGCCGAGCACGCGGTGATCGCGGGCGGGGTCGGGTTGGCGATGAGCATCGGGGCGGTGGACGAGGTGGTGGACCCGGCCGGGACGCGCGGGCGGATCGCCGCGCTGCTGGCGGAGGCCGCGCCGGCGCGTGGGGCGCACGGCAACATCCCTTTGTAG
- a CDS encoding DUF742 domain-containing protein produces MTKRHKSKPAATTFHPLAFGGWRDYETWAANDFRPKPPDQAPAVVEPLPEPEPVDEPEPEPEPEPEPEPVEEPTEYFTAEELAEQPAPTARPYVRTRGRTRAAHELRLESMVSAAPGAPPPADATALRLHRLCRAPLSVAEVAVHLGVPLGVARVLISDAITDGLVVAHDDRAPTADGPSLELLNRVHAGLLRLA; encoded by the coding sequence ATGACCAAGCGCCACAAGTCCAAGCCGGCCGCGACCACGTTCCACCCGCTCGCCTTCGGCGGCTGGCGCGACTACGAGACGTGGGCCGCCAACGACTTCCGCCCCAAGCCCCCGGACCAGGCGCCGGCGGTCGTGGAACCGCTCCCGGAACCCGAGCCCGTCGACGAGCCCGAGCCGGAGCCCGAACCGGAGCCGGAACCCGAGCCGGTCGAGGAGCCGACGGAGTACTTCACCGCCGAGGAGCTGGCCGAGCAGCCCGCCCCGACGGCCCGCCCGTACGTGCGGACCAGGGGCCGCACGCGCGCGGCCCACGAGCTGCGCCTGGAGAGCATGGTGTCGGCCGCGCCGGGCGCGCCGCCGCCCGCCGACGCGACCGCCCTCCGGCTGCACAGGCTGTGCCGTGCGCCACTGTCGGTGGCCGAGGTCGCCGTGCACCTGGGCGTGCCGCTGGGCGTGGCCAGGGTCCTGATCAGCGACGCCATCACCGACGGCCTGGTGGTCGCGCACGACGACCGCGCGCCGACCGCCGACGGGCCGTCGCTGGAACTGCTCAACCGCGTCCACGCGGGACTGCTGCGGCTGGCCTGA
- a CDS encoding AAA family ATPase, whose translation MEIGTTRDPGSAFGPGAAPRWASHAPGLLVDRDDEVEQLRHRVADLARRGRSGMVTVTGHRGTGLSAMVALVVAEARAVGLRVATARGVPAESDLAFGVVRQLVASVTESAPTTIGATLRGTTGLAACQVEETAIPALCADFLAMAREHPLVVALDDAQWTDGPSWRWLRAMARRLGQAPLLLVRAGTHTLDTPGCPDWRPEPDHPGARVMRLRPLREPGVREVISARYPGPVDGSFVAEAHSATGGSPAVLHEVLSRLARAQLPPAAEQVPQLAASAAAVLGDRAADAVSTLPPDALTLLRALVLCGDALGFELTCALAAPRHVPAATAAALLHQVGLITGDDELRPAGPEVRAGALAGLPADERDRLLREAVAIGRRAAIPDDRLAALLVAAPPVDAEWAAALLVRVAARRREAGDHAAAAALLAAALREPMSAERRLGLLVDLGALEVVDNPRAADRRLRQALLETAPDGPTAVLAADLLHAHGDAPTARRVIATVRARGEADGADTAALAAIGWLADNDCTPDALHPARAFPDPPTDSPDVGEPVGAGVAAWALTLRGEHRARARALARCALAARDDDRPAPFGHRLHACRALLHADDIASAVVGLDAVVADARRRGVPAVAAVALLHRGWCELRRGNLAQAEDDLARARGHLPADSWHPRVAPAVTALAGMVLLARHEVDDAARATTAAPPAEADRGAAWGLLQCVRGEVALALGDPTTALRRFDRCGRVLLARGWVNPALAAWRSLAATAHATLGNRDTARALTSDAVERAVRWGAPSTLAQVSLWAFRVNQRGGTTTPDTTPPGPPAPDHGTTAPNAADPNAADHSIAAPDAADLNAGDHSIADPNAADHSIAVLAGAGRSAAEIAGLLDVPVHAVRRRLSTFPAHPRAPRR comes from the coding sequence ATGGAGATCGGGACGACGCGAGACCCCGGGTCCGCGTTCGGGCCCGGCGCCGCGCCGAGGTGGGCGTCCCACGCACCCGGTCTGCTCGTGGACCGCGACGACGAGGTCGAACAGCTCCGCCACCGCGTCGCCGACCTGGCCCGGCGCGGTCGGTCCGGGATGGTCACCGTCACCGGTCACCGCGGCACGGGGCTCAGCGCGATGGTGGCGCTCGTCGTGGCGGAGGCGCGGGCGGTCGGGCTGCGGGTCGCGACCGCGCGCGGTGTCCCGGCGGAGTCCGACCTGGCCTTCGGAGTCGTGCGCCAGCTGGTGGCCTCGGTAACTGAGAGCGCTCCCACGACCATCGGCGCGACCCTGCGCGGCACCACGGGCCTGGCCGCGTGCCAGGTGGAGGAGACCGCCATCCCCGCGTTGTGCGCCGACTTCCTCGCCATGGCCAGGGAGCACCCGCTGGTGGTGGCGCTGGACGACGCCCAGTGGACCGACGGGCCGTCCTGGCGCTGGTTGCGCGCGATGGCCCGGCGCCTCGGCCAGGCGCCGCTGCTGCTGGTGCGCGCCGGCACGCACACCCTCGACACGCCCGGCTGCCCCGACTGGCGGCCCGAGCCCGACCACCCCGGGGCCCGCGTGATGCGGCTGCGCCCGCTGCGCGAGCCCGGCGTCCGCGAGGTCATCTCGGCGCGCTACCCCGGTCCGGTGGACGGCTCGTTCGTCGCCGAGGCCCACTCCGCGACCGGCGGCAGCCCCGCCGTGCTGCACGAGGTGCTGTCCCGGCTGGCGCGGGCGCAGCTGCCGCCCGCCGCCGAGCAGGTGCCGCAGCTGGCCGCCTCGGCCGCCGCCGTCCTGGGCGACCGGGCCGCCGACGCCGTCAGCACCCTGCCGCCCGACGCCCTGACCCTGCTGCGCGCCCTCGTGCTGTGCGGCGACGCCCTCGGCTTCGAGCTGACCTGCGCCCTGGCTGCGCCCCGGCACGTGCCCGCCGCCACCGCCGCCGCCCTGCTGCACCAGGTCGGGCTGATCACCGGCGACGACGAGCTCCGCCCCGCCGGTCCCGAGGTGCGCGCGGGCGCCCTGGCCGGCCTGCCCGCCGACGAGCGCGACCGCCTGCTGCGCGAGGCCGTGGCGATCGGCAGGCGGGCGGCGATCCCGGACGACCGGCTCGCCGCCCTGCTGGTGGCCGCGCCACCCGTCGACGCCGAGTGGGCCGCCGCCCTGCTGGTCCGGGTCGCCGCCCGCCGCCGGGAGGCCGGTGACCACGCGGCCGCGGCGGCCCTGCTGGCCGCGGCGCTGCGCGAGCCGATGAGCGCGGAACGCCGGCTCGGCCTGCTGGTCGACCTGGGCGCGCTGGAGGTGGTCGACAACCCGCGCGCGGCCGACCGCAGGCTCCGCCAGGCCCTGCTGGAGACCGCGCCGGACGGGCCGACCGCCGTCCTGGCCGCCGACCTGCTGCACGCGCACGGCGACGCGCCGACCGCCCGCCGCGTGATCGCCACCGTGCGCGCCCGCGGCGAGGCGGACGGCGCGGACACCGCCGCCCTGGCCGCCATCGGCTGGCTGGCCGACAACGACTGCACCCCCGACGCCCTGCACCCCGCCCGCGCGTTCCCCGACCCGCCGACCGACTCGCCGGACGTCGGTGAACCGGTCGGCGCGGGCGTCGCGGCCTGGGCGCTGACCCTGCGCGGCGAGCACCGGGCGCGGGCCCGCGCGCTCGCCCGGTGCGCCCTGGCCGCGCGCGACGACGACCGGCCCGCGCCGTTCGGGCACCGCCTGCACGCCTGCCGCGCGCTGCTGCACGCCGACGACATCGCCTCCGCCGTCGTCGGGCTGGACGCCGTGGTCGCCGACGCCCGCCGTCGCGGCGTGCCCGCCGTCGCCGCTGTCGCGCTCCTGCACCGCGGCTGGTGCGAGCTGCGCCGGGGCAACCTCGCCCAGGCCGAGGACGACCTGGCGCGGGCCCGCGGGCACCTGCCCGCCGACTCGTGGCACCCGCGCGTCGCGCCCGCCGTGACCGCCCTGGCCGGGATGGTGCTGCTGGCCCGCCACGAGGTGGACGACGCCGCCCGCGCGACCACCGCCGCACCGCCCGCCGAAGCCGACCGCGGCGCGGCCTGGGGCCTGCTGCAGTGCGTCCGCGGCGAAGTGGCGCTGGCGCTCGGCGACCCGACGACCGCGCTGCGCCGGTTCGACCGCTGCGGCCGCGTGCTGCTGGCCCGCGGCTGGGTCAACCCGGCCCTGGCCGCCTGGCGCTCCCTGGCCGCCACCGCGCACGCCACCCTGGGCAACCGCGACACCGCCCGCGCGCTCACCTCGGACGCCGTGGAGCGGGCCGTGCGCTGGGGCGCGCCGAGCACTCTCGCGCAGGTGTCGCTGTGGGCGTTCCGCGTGAACCAGAGGGGTGGCACGACCACCCCCGACACAACGCCCCCCGGCCCGCCCGCCCCCGACCACGGCACGACCGCCCCCAACGCCGCCGACCCCAACGCCGCCGACCACAGCATCGCCGCCCCCGACGCCGCCGACCTCAACGCCGGCGACCACAGCATTGCCGACCCCAATGCCGCCGACCACAGCATCGCCGTCCTGGCGGGCGCGGGCCGGTCGGCCGCCGAGATC